From a region of the Candidatus Zixiibacteriota bacterium genome:
- a CDS encoding DUF1957 domain-containing protein yields the protein MAKGYFSFVLHGHLPYVLSHGRWPHGMDWLSEAAAETYLPIIRTLNELAAEGYKPKLTMGLSPVLSEQLADDSFKEELVSYLNQKIKAAQADSEEFYRYGQKQMITNSHFWEEFYSMTLNHFNGIGQDIIGAFRQLQNDGYLEIITCGATHGYYPLLSRDESLQAQTKEAVKTHSRHFGRAPRGIWLPECAYRPRYKWTPPVPIDGKQEPYLRKGADEFLTENNLDFFIIDSALLRGGKSVGVYIDRFEALKLLWGQFESQYKPRDEEHDKTPREVYLVSSSPEGKKPTAIFTRDPETGLLVWSGEHGYPGDGNYLDFHKKRFPGGHRYWAVTSAKADLADKIEYDRQRALGRIGENSDHFVGKIEEILVKYNSDSNREGILVAPYDAELFGHWWFEGPLFLKDVLRKLCENESVALTHLSEHLDRVKPTSIISIPEGSWGEGNHHYIWLNKNTEWTWTKIYSAEKRMCEIARFWSENPDRRDHELDDLIKQAARELMLLSASDWQFLISTFAARDYAELRLSEHYSDFNRLATIIDKKLAGETISDGDWQFFADCKQRDKLFDDIDIEWFARVEYPAK from the coding sequence GTGGCTAAAGGTTATTTCTCCTTCGTATTGCATGGCCATTTGCCTTATGTGTTGTCACACGGGCGCTGGCCGCACGGCATGGACTGGCTAAGTGAAGCTGCTGCCGAGACTTACTTGCCGATTATAAGAACACTCAATGAACTGGCTGCCGAGGGTTATAAGCCCAAACTGACGATGGGACTCTCCCCCGTCCTCAGCGAGCAGTTGGCCGATGATTCCTTTAAGGAAGAACTGGTTTCATATCTCAACCAGAAAATCAAAGCGGCCCAGGCCGACTCAGAGGAGTTTTATCGCTACGGACAAAAGCAGATGATAACCAACTCCCATTTCTGGGAAGAGTTCTACAGTATGACGTTGAATCATTTCAACGGAATAGGTCAAGACATCATCGGCGCATTTCGGCAACTCCAGAACGACGGTTATCTTGAGATAATTACCTGCGGCGCCACTCATGGGTATTATCCCCTTTTGTCCCGAGACGAATCGCTTCAGGCCCAAACCAAAGAGGCCGTTAAAACACATTCACGTCATTTTGGCCGCGCCCCGAGAGGCATCTGGCTTCCGGAATGCGCTTATCGTCCTCGCTATAAATGGACGCCCCCGGTGCCTATCGACGGCAAGCAGGAGCCGTATTTACGCAAAGGCGCCGATGAATTCCTGACCGAGAACAATCTGGATTTCTTCATTATTGACTCGGCCCTTTTAAGAGGCGGCAAGTCGGTTGGTGTATACATCGATCGATTCGAAGCCCTCAAACTCCTTTGGGGACAATTCGAATCACAATACAAACCGCGTGACGAAGAACATGACAAAACTCCCCGCGAAGTCTACCTGGTTTCATCATCGCCGGAAGGGAAAAAACCGACAGCCATCTTCACGCGCGATCCGGAAACCGGCCTTCTGGTCTGGTCGGGAGAGCACGGCTATCCGGGCGACGGAAACTATCTCGATTTTCACAAGAAACGCTTTCCCGGGGGTCATCGCTACTGGGCGGTAACTTCCGCCAAAGCCGACCTGGCCGATAAAATCGAATACGACCGTCAACGCGCACTGGGTCGAATCGGTGAGAACTCGGATCATTTCGTCGGCAAAATCGAAGAGATTCTCGTCAAGTACAACAGCGACAGCAATCGCGAGGGAATTTTAGTAGCTCCCTACGATGCTGAACTCTTCGGCCATTGGTGGTTCGAGGGACCGTTGTTCCTTAAGGATGTATTGCGGAAACTCTGCGAGAATGAATCGGTGGCTTTGACTCACCTTTCAGAGCACCTCGATCGTGTCAAGCCGACCAGTATCATCTCCATCCCGGAAGGTAGCTGGGGTGAAGGCAATCATCACTATATCTGGCTCAATAAGAACACCGAATGGACCTGGACTAAAATCTATTCGGCTGAGAAGCGGATGTGTGAAATCGCTCGCTTCTGGTCTGAAAATCCGGATCGCCGAGATCATGAATTAGATGATTTGATCAAACAAGCAGCTCGTGAATTGATGCTTTTATCAGCTTCCGACTGGCAATTCCTGATCTCCACTTTCGCAGCCCGTGATTATGCGGAATTGAGACTTAGTGAGCATTACAGCGATTTCAACCGACTGGCCACCATAATCGACAAGAAACTAGCCGGTGAGACTATCTCGGACGGTGACTGGCAGTTCTTTGCCGATTGCAAGCAGCGTGACAAACTGTTCGATGATATTGATATTGAATGGTTTGCCAGGGTAGAATACCCCGCAAAATAG
- a CDS encoding DUF3467 domain-containing protein, producing MMQPQGPQQIQIELEDAVSEGTYANLAMIMHSPNEIVLDFARVVPRSPKAKVKARIIMTPMHAKILLKTLEDNLKNFEKQFGEIKMHVSPDKIQNPIGFESSSSDRGED from the coding sequence ATGATGCAGCCTCAAGGCCCCCAGCAGATACAGATAGAGCTTGAAGACGCTGTCTCAGAAGGGACTTACGCCAATCTGGCCATGATAATGCACTCCCCTAATGAGATCGTGTTGGATTTCGCCAGGGTTGTACCGCGCAGCCCCAAGGCTAAAGTCAAGGCTCGGATAATAATGACCCCTATGCATGCCAAGATTCTCCTTAAGACTCTCGAGGATAATCTCAAGAATTTCGAGAAGCAGTTCGGTGAAATCAAAATGCACGTTTCACCGGATAAAATCCAAAATCCCATCGGTTTCGAATCCAGCAGTTCCGATCGAGGGGAGGACTGA
- the rfaE1 gene encoding D-glycero-beta-D-manno-heptose-7-phosphate kinase yields MALTAARVDEITAGMGRARIMIVGDIMLDEYWFGSVSRISPEAPVPVVEITSSKQLLGGAANVAANIRTLGDEVVLLGAVGNDEAGGKLTALLNDRSISDDYLILDKSRQTTIKTRVIAHSQQVVRTDRENRHSLDEPIEKKLLDRFMSMIDRVDAVIISDYGKGVITPTLLEAVIQACSHREKFVAVDPKETNFPNYRNVSLITPNHHEAGFAYGRRIQNEQDLLEVGNGLLDRLQARSILITRGPDGMSLFQKDVPPTHIPTFAREVYDVTGAGDTVIATFVSSVAAKANLVEAAIVANTAAGITIAEIGTASVSLPRLSKGLKQNVLNGNLVSAGIDN; encoded by the coding sequence ATGGCTTTGACTGCTGCAAGGGTAGATGAAATAACCGCAGGTATGGGTCGGGCGCGGATAATGATTGTAGGCGACATCATGCTCGACGAATACTGGTTCGGATCGGTGAGTCGTATTTCACCGGAAGCTCCTGTGCCGGTCGTAGAAATCACCTCGAGCAAGCAGCTTCTGGGCGGTGCGGCCAACGTGGCGGCCAACATTCGCACCCTGGGAGATGAAGTGGTTCTTCTGGGAGCGGTGGGTAACGATGAGGCCGGGGGGAAGTTAACAGCGTTGTTGAACGATCGTTCCATATCGGATGACTATCTGATTCTTGACAAGTCACGCCAGACGACCATCAAAACACGAGTTATCGCTCACAGCCAGCAGGTTGTAAGAACCGACCGGGAGAATCGTCATAGTCTCGATGAGCCGATCGAGAAGAAGCTCCTGGATCGTTTCATGTCGATGATCGACCGGGTCGATGCGGTGATTATCTCCGATTATGGTAAGGGAGTGATAACACCGACTTTACTGGAAGCGGTCATTCAGGCCTGTTCCCATCGAGAGAAATTTGTCGCCGTAGATCCCAAGGAGACGAATTTCCCGAATTACCGTAATGTCTCGCTGATCACTCCGAACCATCACGAGGCAGGTTTTGCATATGGGCGTCGTATCCAAAACGAGCAGGACCTGCTTGAGGTCGGTAATGGTCTGTTGGATCGTCTCCAGGCCCGCTCAATCCTGATCACGCGCGGTCCCGACGGAATGTCGTTGTTTCAGAAAGATGTGCCGCCGACGCATATCCCTACTTTCGCACGCGAGGTTTATGATGTCACCGGCGCCGGTGATACGGTTATCGCTACTTTCGTGTCTTCGGTTGCGGCGAAAGCCAATCTTGTCGAGGCGGCTATTGTTGCCAACACCGCTGCCGGCATCACGATTGCCGAGATCGGTACCGCTTCGGTGTCATTGCCACGTCTTTCGAAAGGTCTGAAGCAGAACGTTCTCAATGGCAATCTGGTCTCAGCCGGGATAGACAATTAA
- the rfaE2 gene encoding D-glycero-beta-D-manno-heptose 1-phosphate adenylyltransferase → MVQSGLIPYKDIARLCLRLHRLGKRIVFTNGVFDILHAGHVQYLTKARSFGDLLILGLNSDASVQRLKGPKRPLQNQRDRAKILLGLKAVDYVVIFGEDTPQKLIEQVRPDVLVKGADYKISEIVGADFVRANGGTVRRVRLLDGRSSTRLLKLLTE, encoded by the coding sequence ATGGTACAGTCCGGACTCATCCCTTATAAGGATATCGCTCGACTCTGTTTACGTTTACATCGATTGGGGAAGAGAATCGTTTTCACCAACGGGGTGTTCGATATTCTGCATGCCGGTCATGTTCAATATCTCACTAAAGCCAGATCATTCGGGGATTTACTCATTCTTGGGCTGAACTCCGATGCCAGTGTGCAGCGTCTCAAAGGACCAAAACGTCCCTTACAGAACCAGAGAGACCGGGCTAAGATTCTGCTGGGATTGAAAGCGGTCGATTATGTCGTGATTTTTGGTGAAGACACACCGCAGAAACTGATCGAGCAAGTTCGCCCGGATGTATTAGTCAAAGGGGCTGATTATAAGATCTCTGAGATTGTGGGAGCGGACTTCGTTCGGGCAAACGGCGGTACTGTCAGGCGGGTCAGATTGCTTGACGGGCGCTCCTCAACCCGACTTCTCAAGTTATTGACGGAATAG
- a CDS encoding tetratricopeptide repeat protein, protein MSETTERSPGAAERLAATGYWPARAARALAEGKYSQAVEICRANMESGRTPTSARGIYARALYHAGQTESAREQFYSLLAYDADNLVALKYLGDICFEAGDEPAAIAHYQRVLEIDPDCRGLVLSLERSREPLTRTITLKNHSEHVKLSPQREAPRRDIPFYTETVGDLYLAQGYPRLAVQVFEMLSDRGDSPRLKEKLAKARLSAEQKEH, encoded by the coding sequence ATGAGTGAGACCACCGAAAGGAGTCCCGGCGCTGCCGAGCGTCTCGCTGCGACCGGTTACTGGCCCGCACGAGCCGCACGGGCTTTGGCTGAGGGTAAATACTCACAGGCGGTTGAGATCTGTCGGGCCAACATGGAATCAGGGCGTACCCCGACCTCAGCGCGTGGTATCTATGCCCGAGCGCTGTATCATGCGGGGCAGACCGAATCAGCCCGGGAGCAATTCTATTCGTTGCTGGCTTATGATGCGGATAATCTGGTAGCTCTGAAATATCTCGGGGACATCTGTTTTGAGGCCGGTGATGAACCGGCTGCTATAGCTCATTATCAACGTGTCCTTGAAATTGACCCGGACTGCCGTGGATTGGTCTTGTCGCTCGAACGAAGCCGGGAACCGCTCACTCGCACTATCACCCTTAAGAACCATTCCGAACATGTAAAACTCTCACCGCAGCGCGAAGCTCCACGGAGAGATATCCCGTTTTATACCGAAACGGTCGGTGACTTGTATCTGGCCCAGGGATATCCGCGATTGGCCGTACAAGTGTTCGAAATGCTCAGTGACCGGGGTGATTCACCCAGATTAAAAGAAAAACTGGCCAAGGCCAGGTTGTCTGCAGAACAAAAGGAACATTGA